A portion of the Chromatiales bacterium 21-64-14 genome contains these proteins:
- a CDS encoding sulfurtransferase, with the protein MKADRLLHALAWIALAAGIAAAIAYRGRFDATALEAWIRAAGVGAPVLFMAVYALGTVLFLPGSVLTLAGGALFGPVLGTLYNLAGATLGATLAFLVARSLGAAWVERKAGARLQRLQRGVAAEGWRFVAFVRLVPLFPFNLLNYALGLTRIRLTTYVLASYLFMLPGALAYTYLGYAGREAVTGGAGMIRKGLLALSLLALVAFLPRLIGRLRKRPMLPVEELWRRLAAGDEVLVLDVRTGADYSGEAGHIPGARNLPLEELPQRIAELGEFVETTIAVVCRTDKRSAKAAQLLAGQGFADVHVVDGGMTAWADADLDVVRGTARAGSN; encoded by the coding sequence GTGAAGGCGGACCGGCTCCTGCACGCGCTGGCGTGGATTGCCCTGGCCGCGGGGATTGCCGCCGCCATTGCCTATCGCGGGCGGTTCGACGCCACGGCGCTGGAGGCCTGGATCCGCGCCGCCGGAGTCGGTGCGCCGGTGCTGTTCATGGCGGTCTACGCCCTGGGTACGGTGCTGTTCCTGCCCGGGTCGGTGCTGACGCTGGCGGGCGGCGCGCTGTTCGGGCCGGTCCTGGGCACCTTGTACAACCTCGCCGGCGCCACGCTCGGCGCGACCCTAGCGTTCCTGGTAGCACGCTCCCTCGGCGCCGCTTGGGTCGAGCGTAAGGCCGGCGCTCGCCTACAGCGGCTCCAGCGCGGCGTGGCGGCCGAGGGCTGGCGCTTCGTGGCGTTCGTGCGCCTGGTGCCGCTGTTCCCCTTCAACCTGCTGAACTATGCGCTCGGCCTCACGCGGATCCGGCTGACGACCTACGTGCTGGCCTCGTATCTGTTCATGCTGCCGGGCGCGCTGGCCTACACTTATCTGGGCTACGCCGGGCGCGAGGCGGTCACCGGGGGAGCGGGCATGATCCGCAAGGGCCTGCTCGCGCTGAGCCTGCTGGCACTCGTGGCGTTCCTGCCACGCCTCATCGGGCGCCTGCGCAAGCGCCCGATGCTCCCGGTGGAAGAGCTCTGGCGCCGTCTGGCCGCCGGCGACGAAGTTCTGGTGCTGGATGTGCGCACGGGCGCAGACTATTCCGGCGAGGCGGGGCATATCCCGGGCGCGCGCAACCTGCCGCTCGAAGAGCTGCCGCAACGGATTGCGGAACTGGGCGAGTTCGTGGAAACAACGATCGCGGTGGTCTGCCGCACTGACAAGCGCTCGGCTAAGGCCGCGCAGCTGCTCGCGGGCCAGGGCTTTGCGGATGTGCACGTGGTCGACGGCGGAATGACAGCCTGGGCCGACGCCGATTTAGACGTGGTACGCGGTACGGCGCGCGCCGGGTCGAATTAA
- a CDS encoding ArsR family transcriptional regulator — translation MSTASLKHRLFSELARVAKALSHGNRLELLEFLAQGPRSVESLAAVSGLSVANTSQHLQQLRQAGLVEARRDGQYVYYRLTGDDVVGLLTVLRTVAGRHVAEVDRLVETYLRVRDRLEPILREELLERARQGLVTVLDVRPPEEYAAGHLAGARNVPLEELERLLASLDPDQEIVAYCRGPHCVLAYEAVARLRAHGLRARRLQDGFPEWRAAGLPVE, via the coding sequence ATGTCAACCGCTTCCCTCAAACACCGCCTGTTCTCGGAGCTGGCCCGGGTCGCCAAGGCCCTGTCCCACGGCAATCGGCTGGAACTGTTGGAATTTCTGGCCCAGGGCCCGCGCAGTGTCGAGTCTCTTGCCGCTGTTTCAGGGCTGTCCGTGGCCAACACCTCCCAGCATTTGCAACAGCTGCGCCAGGCCGGGCTGGTTGAGGCCCGCCGTGACGGCCAGTATGTCTACTACCGTCTTACCGGCGACGATGTGGTCGGCCTGCTCACGGTTCTGCGCACCGTCGCCGGGCGCCATGTGGCGGAGGTGGATCGTCTGGTGGAGACCTACCTGCGCGTGCGCGACCGCCTGGAACCGATCCTGCGCGAGGAACTGCTGGAGCGGGCGCGCCAGGGGTTGGTCACCGTCCTCGACGTGCGCCCGCCCGAGGAGTACGCAGCCGGCCACCTCGCGGGGGCGCGCAACGTCCCTCTCGAGGAGCTCGAGAGGCTTCTCGCCAGCCTCGATCCGGATCAGGAGATCGTCGCCTACTGCCGCGGACCGCACTGCGTACTGGCCTACGAGGCCGTCGCCCGCCTGCGTGCGCACGGCCTGCGCGCCCGCCGCCTGCAGGACGGTTTCCCCGAGTGGCGCGCCGCAGGTCTGCCGGTGGAGTAA
- a CDS encoding fatty acid hydroxylase — MNHFILAHEVPIRLGFFFGVFGLMAAWEMLAPRRALSASKPVRWTNNLALVFLNSALLRLIFPAAAVGVALFAESRGLGLLHAAALPPWAALVISVIALDFAIYLQHVMFHAVPALWRLHRVHHADLDIDVTTGARFHPIEILLSMLIKFAVILVLGPPVAGVVAFEVLLNATAMFNHGNVRLPRALDRVLRWIVVTPDMHRVHHSVEDDETNSNFGFNLPWWDRLFGTYRDQPRAGHLGMQIGIRTFRDARRCAWLDGMLVIPFLGRVTDYAINRRWGGAK; from the coding sequence ATGAACCACTTCATCCTCGCCCACGAGGTGCCGATCCGACTGGGCTTCTTCTTCGGCGTATTCGGCCTGATGGCGGCGTGGGAGATGCTCGCCCCGCGGCGCGCGCTCAGCGCCTCCAAACCGGTGCGCTGGACCAACAACCTCGCCCTGGTGTTCCTCAACAGCGCCCTGCTGCGGTTGATCTTCCCGGCCGCGGCGGTGGGCGTCGCGCTGTTCGCCGAGTCCCGCGGACTGGGGCTACTGCACGCCGCGGCGCTGCCGCCCTGGGCCGCGCTGGTGATCTCGGTGATCGCCCTGGACTTTGCGATCTACCTGCAGCACGTGATGTTTCACGCGGTGCCGGCGCTGTGGCGGCTGCACCGCGTGCATCACGCCGATCTCGACATCGACGTCACCACCGGGGCGCGCTTCCATCCGATCGAGATCCTGCTCTCGATGCTGATCAAGTTCGCGGTGATCCTGGTGCTCGGACCGCCGGTCGCGGGCGTGGTGGCCTTCGAGGTGCTGCTCAACGCCACCGCGATGTTCAACCACGGCAACGTGCGCCTACCGCGGGCGCTGGACCGCGTGCTGCGCTGGATCGTAGTGACCCCCGACATGCACCGTGTGCACCACTCGGTCGAGGACGACGAAACCAACAGCAACTTCGGCTTCAACCTGCCATGGTGGGACCGGCTGTTCGGCACCTACCGCGATCAGCCGCGCGCCGGACACCTGGGCATGCAGATCGGCATCCGCACCTTCCGTGATGCACGCCGCTGCGCCTGGCTCGACGGGATGCTGGTGATCCCGTTCCTCGGGCGGGTCACCGACTACGCCATCAATCGGCGCTGGGGGGGTGCGAAGTGA